In the genome of Blastopirellula marina, one region contains:
- a CDS encoding response regulator, which yields MDCPSNTKTLPPLQCLPSLQSLHILATEDQPFHQELLKRALSRHGATFQVEPDGESTLARPDLTSFDVILLDLMLPDTDGLQLAKALRDRNVTAPMVAITAGTMTFTPEVCYEAGFQGFLEKPYSPIGLAEMIRAVRDI from the coding sequence ATGGATTGCCCATCAAACACCAAGACATTACCTCCGCTTCAGTGTTTACCTAGCCTTCAGTCACTGCACATTCTGGCGACCGAAGATCAGCCATTCCATCAAGAGCTTTTGAAGCGGGCCTTGAGCCGCCATGGTGCGACCTTCCAGGTAGAGCCAGACGGAGAGTCAACGCTGGCTCGGCCTGATTTAACCAGTTTCGACGTCATCCTGCTCGACTTGATGCTGCCGGACACTGATGGTTTGCAATTGGCGAAAGCGCTGCGTGATCGAAACGTGACGGCCCCGATGGTCGCGATTACCGCCGGAACAATGACGTTCACACCTGAAGTGTGCTACGAGGCTGGCTTTCAAGGATTTCTCGAAAAGCCCTACTCGCCAATTGGATTGGCCGAAATGATTCGAGCAGTGCGCGACATTTAG
- the rnc gene encoding ribonuclease III, which yields MLRGQDSPATGGDQLSECEQKLGYKFKNRELLQSALTHASGANHRLGSNERLEFLGDAILGKFVCETLFRMFPNYLEGDLTRIKSIVVSRSTCARLSDQMGLEPFLILGKGMASTQSLPKSLLADVFEAIIAAIYLDGGDEAVNTFLASVLEDEIDQASAGEVGSNYKSMLQQFAQREYGTTPNYELVAEKGPDHSKFFNVAVVLQGTRYTSAWGANKKEAEQRAAKNALHEIQGETPPYSEGMEPG from the coding sequence ATGCTACGAGGTCAAGACTCGCCGGCCACCGGTGGAGATCAGCTCTCCGAGTGCGAACAGAAGCTCGGTTATAAGTTCAAGAATCGTGAACTTCTGCAGTCTGCCCTGACCCATGCGTCGGGTGCCAATCATCGTTTGGGAAGTAACGAACGACTCGAATTTCTGGGCGATGCCATTCTGGGCAAATTCGTCTGTGAGACTCTTTTTCGGATGTTTCCGAATTACCTGGAAGGGGATCTTACCCGCATCAAGTCGATCGTGGTTAGCCGTAGTACGTGTGCACGGTTAAGCGATCAGATGGGGCTCGAACCATTTCTGATTCTCGGTAAGGGAATGGCCTCGACGCAGTCGTTGCCCAAGTCGCTATTAGCCGACGTTTTCGAGGCTATTATCGCGGCGATTTATCTCGATGGCGGCGATGAAGCGGTGAATACGTTTCTGGCAAGTGTGCTCGAAGACGAGATCGACCAGGCCTCGGCCGGCGAAGTGGGCAGCAACTACAAGTCGATGCTGCAACAGTTTGCTCAGCGAGAATACGGCACGACTCCCAATTACGAGTTGGTTGCCGAGAAAGGCCCCGATCACAGCAAGTTCTTCAACGTTGCGGTCGTGCTTCAAGGGACGCGTTACACTTCAGCCTGGGGCGCGAACAAGAAGGAAGCGGAGCAGCGTGCGGCAAAAAATGCGCTTCACGAGATCCAAGGCGAGACTCCTCCTTACTCAGAAGGCATGGAGCCAGGCTAA